ATGGGTTCAGCCCCTGACACGTTCGATGGTCTGCACCTAAAAGGAGAGTATCTCCTTGACGGCTCAGGTGGGAGCGACAGACCCTACATGAGAGTATTCGTGGGTGGGGGAACGGGAGTTTTTGCCCCCATTGCAGGATACTGGCATGTAGCAAGTGGTTTGGCAGATGTCTGTCTCGTGGTTTGTGAGGAGAAGATGTCTTCAAGCTATCCCCACCCGCAGTCGGCTTTCAAGTACATCTGGGATCCAATCCTTGACAGACCCCTGAACCCAAACCTGATCTGGATATTCGCCCTGGAGATGCGCCGCTATATGCACGTCCACAACATCAAGCATGAGGACATAGCTCTCGTATCCGTCAAGAACAAGGCAAATGCCCTGGACCATCCGTGTGCCCAGGTTGCGGAGAAGATAACCGTTGAGGATGTTCTGAACAGCGAGCCGATGGCTTTGCCTGTAAGAAGGCTGGATGTCTCTCCACCGAGTGATGGTGCCGCTGCACTGATCATGGTTGCCCCGCATATCGCCAGACAGCTCACAGACAACCCCGTGTGGGTTACTGGTGTTGGATGGGCACTTGATACAACATGGTGGACGAACAGAGACCTCTACTTCCCACGCTATGTTGCCGAGGCTGCTAAGATGGCGTACAGGATGGCACACGTAACAGATCCGAGAAAGGAGATCGATGTGGCTGAACCCTACGACCCCTTTGACTACAAGGAGCTTCACCACATGGAAGGTCTTGGTCTGGCTAAGAAAGGAGAGGCACCGATTCTGACGAGGGAAGGAGTTACCCAGAGAGATGGAGATCTTCCGACCTGCCCCTCCGGAGGACTGCTGGGAGTTGGTAATCCAATTGCAGCAACGATGGGTGTCAAGGCCTGCGAGATCTACTGGCAGCTAGCCTACAGAGCGGGGAAAAGACAGGTGGCAAAGGAGGTCACAACCGGGGTATGTCAGGCCTGGGGAGACCTGATGCAGGTTGGAACTGTTATGGTTATGTCAAACAAGAGGTGATATGATGGCTGTTGGCAAAAAGGAGATTGAATGCCCACCCTACGCTGAGGGAACACCTCTCAGTGACAGGGATATAAAAGAAAGGAAGGTAACCTACGTTGAGGATCACCCGGATATTCGATATTCATGGTCAGCCGGCCAGGCAATAAGCAAATTTCTCAACGGGTTGAAAGAGGGCAGGATTCTGGGGGTAAAGTGCAACAAGTGTGGCAGGATCATGGTGCCACCAAGAATGTTCTGTGAACTGTGTTTCAAGCCCATTGATGGATGGGTGGAGCTTGAAGACACCGGAACAGTACAGACATTTTCCATATCCTATATCGATCCTGATGCAAAGCCCTTGCCTGAACCAATCATTGTCGCTGTTATTGCGATTGACGGGGCCTCGCAAAACATGGGAATAATGCACATTCTGGACGAGGTAAAGCCCGAGGACGTTTACATTGGAATGAAGGTTAAGGCTGTGTGGAAGAGCGAAGAGGAGAGAGAGGGGGCGATTACGGATATAAAGTACTGGAAGCCTCTGGAGGGGTGAAGATGATCGAGAAGATTGTTAATCCAAGAGAATTGAGGCACTGGGATGGTAAAATTGAGCTTTACTGGATATACACCAGTGGAAAGGCTGGAGATGAATTCTTCAAAAAGCTCAGGGATGAAGGAAAGTTCATTGCAGCCAGATGCAAGCAATGCGGTAAGGTTTACTTCCCGCCCAGAATCTACTGTGAGAGGGACTTCAGCGATACAGAGTTCGTTGAGGTGAGTGGCGAAGGTAGCGTGAGAGCATTTACAGTTGCAAAACTTGACCCATACGAAAACCCACTGGAAGAACCGCAGATTTATGCCGTGATAGATATGGATGGGACTGATGGCTGCCTGATTCACCTGCTAGGTGAGGTAAAGCCCGAGGACATAAAGGTGGGAATGAAAGTTAAACCGGTTCTGAAGCCCAAAGAAGATAGAGAAGGTGCGATTACTGACATTATGTACTTTAAACCTGTCTAAATTTTTATTTTTTGAGGTGATAAGATGAACTTCGAATTTACCGATGAGCAGAGGATGATTGCCAACGCTGCGAGAGACATAGCAAAGGACTTCCCGCCCGAGTACTGGAGGGAGAAGGAGGAGAACGGAGAGTTTGCTGAGGAGTTCTTCAGAGCAATTGCGGATGCGGGCTTCATGGGTATAGTGATTCCGGAGGAGTATGGGGGAAGCGGTTACGGAATGACAGAACTGCTAATAGCGATGGAAGAGCTGGCAGCGAATAACTGCGGAATGGCAGGTGTTTGGTACCTTGTCCTGACGGAGTGTTTTGGCGCCCTCACGATCGTCAGGCACGGAACCGATGAGCACAAGGAGAAATACCTCCCCAAAATTGCAAGGGGTGAGATGGAGTTCTGCATGGCTTTAACCGAGCCGGATGCAGGAACGAACACTCTGGCAATAAGAACCACAGCGGTTAAGGATGGGGATGAGTGGGTCATTAACGGAAACAAGATCTTCATCAGCGGTGCTGACAGGGCAAAGGGGATGCTGATAATCGCCAGAACGACTCCGAGAGAGAAAGCGGAGAAGAAGACGTATGGAATAAGCCTTTTCCTTGCAGATCTGCCTAACGATGCGGTGAAGGTAAATCCTATCCCAAAGCACGGTATAAACTATTCCAAAACCTGCGAAGTTAGCTTTAA
The DNA window shown above is from Archaeoglobus neptunius and carries:
- a CDS encoding thiolase domain-containing protein, yielding MEVERISGLKFHKKQDVAIVGAGMTTWKRRLNETGRELSYLAVKQALEEAGLTLDDIEMVVMGSAPDTFDGLHLKGEYLLDGSGGSDRPYMRVFVGGGTGVFAPIAGYWHVASGLADVCLVVCEEKMSSSYPHPQSAFKYIWDPILDRPLNPNLIWIFALEMRRYMHVHNIKHEDIALVSVKNKANALDHPCAQVAEKITVEDVLNSEPMALPVRRLDVSPPSDGAAALIMVAPHIARQLTDNPVWVTGVGWALDTTWWTNRDLYFPRYVAEAAKMAYRMAHVTDPRKEIDVAEPYDPFDYKELHHMEGLGLAKKGEAPILTREGVTQRDGDLPTCPSGGLLGVGNPIAATMGVKACEIYWQLAYRAGKRQVAKEVTTGVCQAWGDLMQVGTVMVMSNKR
- a CDS encoding Zn-ribbon domain-containing OB-fold protein; protein product: MMAVGKKEIECPPYAEGTPLSDRDIKERKVTYVEDHPDIRYSWSAGQAISKFLNGLKEGRILGVKCNKCGRIMVPPRMFCELCFKPIDGWVELEDTGTVQTFSISYIDPDAKPLPEPIIVAVIAIDGASQNMGIMHILDEVKPEDVYIGMKVKAVWKSEEEREGAITDIKYWKPLEG
- a CDS encoding Zn-ribbon domain-containing OB-fold protein, whose amino-acid sequence is MIEKIVNPRELRHWDGKIELYWIYTSGKAGDEFFKKLRDEGKFIAARCKQCGKVYFPPRIYCERDFSDTEFVEVSGEGSVRAFTVAKLDPYENPLEEPQIYAVIDMDGTDGCLIHLLGEVKPEDIKVGMKVKPVLKPKEDREGAITDIMYFKPV
- a CDS encoding acyl-CoA dehydrogenase family protein, which translates into the protein MNFEFTDEQRMIANAARDIAKDFPPEYWREKEENGEFAEEFFRAIADAGFMGIVIPEEYGGSGYGMTELLIAMEELAANNCGMAGVWYLVLTECFGALTIVRHGTDEHKEKYLPKIARGEMEFCMALTEPDAGTNTLAIRTTAVKDGDEWVINGNKIFISGADRAKGMLIIARTTPREKAEKKTYGISLFLADLPNDAVKVNPIPKHGINYSKTCEVSFNGLRLPENALIPPLDGGWYHLLDTLNPERMSFTAAAIGISRLAISKAVEYSKQRKVFADPIGSYQGLQFPLAEAYATLECARLMNFKAATLYDGGANYRDVGKAANMAKAVAVEAGIKAVYWAMQTFGGYGYAKEYDVERWWREINLIRLAPVTQQMALNFIAEHILGMPKSYRT